A genomic stretch from Pomacea canaliculata isolate SZHN2017 linkage group LG2, ASM307304v1, whole genome shotgun sequence includes:
- the LOC112556624 gene encoding CDK5 regulatory subunit-associated protein 3-like — protein MENLPIDINYNKLADWLINRRHCSQQWQTVAAVIRQKIIKAVENMPEDGDFARFKDPAEVTYFQVKELIEKAKETDSGKKNFFGQYSSQIMKDWAEICRLYEKDGVFLADTSQMIARNVNYEIPAIKKQITRCQQIQKECERKEADFTNSAADFRKKYSASCRQIGIEGTKIKTELASLVQNLPDEFNGIATATQELQTAVTYYDEFVAFLMNNDQLQSASLPVLKFVMSRGNVRVYEWRTGQPPQVVEEESIKIDISDELDPTTQAEDIDWGADDNGTIDFGADIDFCDITVESGGQEEDDVIECTDTSDVTPEVREASLEEGVARGDDALSILDNPSTRNLFIDNLMELESFLLQRFAELTSSHADTGPGSQLQCAPATVQLEAEHVETMMSKVQALLKQLTSVQMQHLMLIRSSPRYVDRLCESLRQILLRADKLVLASKEMASKKRAALEEESMLEPHLEALRRQTKTMQQQMEEEISQKYKGRKVNIMGEINMI, from the exons ATGGAAAACCTGCCAATAGATATAAATTACAACAAACTTGCag ATTGGCTTATTAATCGCCGACACTGCAGTCAACAATGGCAaactgttgctgctgttatcCGTCAGAAAATTATCAAAGCTGTAGAAAATATGCCAGAAGATGGAGACTTTGCAAGATTTAAGGACCCAGCAG AGGTGACATATTTTCAAGTGAAGGAACTGATAGAGAAGGCAAAGGAAACAGATTCTGGAAAGAAGAATTTCTTTGGGCAGTACAGCTCACAAATTATGAAA gattggGCTGAAATCTGCCGGTTGTATGAAAAGGATGGTGTATTCCTTG CTGACACTTCTCAGATGATTGCTCGCAATGTCAACTATGAAATACCTGCCATCAAAAAACAGATTACACGGTGCCAACAGATACAAAAA GAATGTGAGAGAAAAGAAGCAGATTTCACAAACAGTGCTGCAGATTTCCGCAAGAAATATTCAGCGTCTTGTCGTCAGATAGGCATTGAG gggacaaaaatcaaaacagagtTAGCTTCTCTTGTTCAAAATCTGCCTGACGAATTTAATGGCATTGCAACTGCAACTCAAGAGCTTCAAACTGCAGTGACCTACTATGATGAGTTTGTTGCCTTCCTAATGAACAA TGATCAGCTCCAGTCAGCAAGCTTGCCAGTCCTCAAGTTTGTCATGTCACGTGGCAATGTCAGAGTCTATGAATGGCGAACAGGACAGCCACCTCAGGTGGTAGAGGAAGAAAGCATTAAAATCGACATATCAGATGAGCTAGACCCTACAACACAGGCAGAGGAT ATTGACTGGGGTGCAGATGACAATGGGACCATTGACTTTGGTGCTGACATTGACTTCTGTGACATCACAGTAGAGAGTGGTGGTCAG GAGGAAGACGATGTCATTGAGTGCACAGACACATCTGATGTTACTCCTGAAGTCAGAGAGG CATCTCTAGAGGAAGGTGTGGCACGTGGAGATGATGCTTTGTCTATTTTAGACAACCCAAGCACTCGTAACCTTTTCATCGATAATCTTATGGAA TTAGAATCATTCCTGCTTCAGCGCTTTGCTGAGCTTACAAGCTCTCATGCTGATACTGGACCAGGTAGTCAGCTGCAGTGTGCTCCAGCAACAGTGCAGTTGGAAGCAGAGCATGTGGAAACCATGATGAGCAAAGTTCAGGCACTGCTGAAACAATTGACCTCTGTGCAAATGCAGCATCTTATGCTTATTCGTAGTTCACCAAG GTATGTAGACCGTCTCTGCGAGTCTCTTCGCCAGATTTTGTTGCGAGCAGACAAGCTGGTTTTGGCCAGTAAGGAGATGGCCAGCAAGAAACGGGCTGCCCTGGAAGAGGAGAGCATGCTTGAGCCACACTTGGAAGCACTTCGTAGACAGACAAAAACCATGCAGCAGCAG ATGGAAGAAGAGATCTCCCAGAAGTACAAAGGACGCAAAGTCAACATAATGGGAGAGATCAACATGATATAA